The Gloeocapsa sp. DLM2.Bin57 genome segment AATGGTATTGCATCTACCCTTGTTATTAGGAGTAGCAGGATTATTACCCAACTCGGGAAGTTTTAACGAAGGATTAATCGGGATGTTGTTGCTATCAACCTTATTAGGTGGAGGATTAGCGATATATATCTATCTCAACGACAAGATCACCAAACCGATTGTTTTACAACCACAAGGAATACAAGACTTTTTCGCTTACGATTTTTACACCGCTAAACTCTATAAATTAACCATCGTCGGCGCAGTTAACCTAGTATCTCAATTAATCTCCTGGTTTGACCGCTTTATTATCGATGGAATAGTTAATTTAGTTGGTTTAGTCACGGTATTTAGTGGTCAAAGCTTGAAATACAACGTTTCAGGACAAACTCAATTTTACGCCCTATCAATTCTGATTGGGGTAGCTATTTTTTGTTTTTTAATCCTACTGTAAAATCATGCTGAGTATCTTACTTTGGTTACCCGTTATCGCTGCTTTATTGGTGGGATTTCTCCCTGTTGCTTTGAATGCTGTACGCTTAAGACAAATTACCACTGTCTTTACTTGTCTAACTATTGCGGTGAGTTTAATTTTACTCTGGCAATTCAACTACTATGATACCCAAGGGCAATTTAGTGAGTATCTCCCCTGGATTGAACCCATTGGTTTAAACTATAGTCTAGCGGTAGATGGTATATCCCTACCTTTGTTAATTCTCAATGGGATTTTAACCCTAGTAGCTATCTACAGTATTGGTGAAAAAGTAGAGCGTCCCCGTTTATACTATTCTCTAATACTGCTAAGTAATGGGGGTATCGCAGGAGCATTAATGGCGCAAAATCTGTTATTGTTCGTCATTTTTTACGAAATTGAGCTAATACCCTTTTACTTACTCATTTCTATCTGGGGTGGACCTAATCGCGCTTACGCTGGAATCAAGTTTCTTTTATATACAGCTATTTCAGGTTTACTAGTATTAGCTGCTTTCTTAGGAATAGCTTGGTTAAGTGGATCAGGAAATTTTGACTATCAATCTATCTCTACCCTAGAATTATCCTCAAAAACCCAACTAATTCTCCTCACACTTTTAGTAGTAGGTTTCGGTATTAAAATACCCCTAGTTCCCCTGCATACCTGGTTACCAGACGCCTATACTGAAGCATCTCCCGCGGTAACGATTCTGTTAGGAGGAATACTAGCGAAATTAGGTACTTATGGCTTAATTCGCTTTGGTTTACAGTTATTCCCTGAAACTTGGCGATTAATAGCCCCAGGATTAGCGATTGTGGGGACAATTACCGTAGTCTATGGTGCACTAAGCGCCATCGCCCAAAAAGACATTAAGCGCATGGTAGCTTATAGCTCCATTGGTCACATGGGTTATATACTAGTAGCGATCGCCGCTTGGACAGAATTAAGCTTACTTGGCGCAGTAGCCCAAATGCTAAGCCACGGCTTGATTTTAGCCCTGTTATTCCACCTAGTAGGTATCGTGGAACGTAAAGCAGGAACAAGAGATTTAGACGTACTCAATGGTTTAATGAATCCTATCCGTGGTTTACCCCTAACTAGTGCTTTACTAATCCTAGCAGGGATGGCGAGTGCGGGTATTCCTGGTTTAGTAGGATTTGTGGCAGAATTTTTAATTTTCCAAGGCAGTTTTACTACTTTCCCCATTCCTACCCTACTCTGTATTATCGCTTCAGGTTTAACCGCTGTTTATTTTGTTATCCTTCTCAATCGTACTTGTTTTGGGAAACTTGATAACCGCTTAGCGTACTATCCCCGAGTACAGTGGTCTGAAAAAATACCCGCTTTGATTCTCGCAGCAATGATTTTTGTCTTGGGAATCCAACCTAACTGGTTAGTTCGCCCAACAGAAACTACTACCAATGCGATCGCAGCTGCGACTCAACTAGTGCAAACATACGCCCAGAGGTAATAAATATGGTACAAACTCTCACTACTCTACCCCCTTCTACCCACGAATTCGCCGACATTATCCACCGTCTCGAAGGGGGAGGATCGATGTTACCCGATACACCAGAAAATCTGATGCAGATTATCGGTATCTATAAAGCTTACGCTGTACCTATGGACTTTTATTGGCGGGATTTACTCTATATCGCTGAACAAGTCTTTCTTAACCCGTTACCCTTTTTTAAATATTTCCTCCCTGATAGTTATCTACAACGTCATAACCATTACGCAGGAGATGATGCAGTGTTAAGGGTTTGGCGCGGTGAAGCGGAAGCCCATCCAGAATTACTGGCTTTTATGGCAAAGGGTGAAACTATCCCTGGACCAAAAATCTTCCATCACTTATTACACGATCGCATTAATATGGAATTCGCTGAAGCTTGTATGCGCGCTATGTTTTGGCATGGTCGTGATATGGGTTTGGGTAAGTTTGACGCCTATCTAGATAGCGATGAATATAAAGCTAACGCTGACAAAGCGATTAAAGCTTATTTTCGCGGTAACCCCGTGATGTTGGGTTTATATCGTCTCTTCCCCGAGATGTTTATTGAACAGGTACGCCAATTATCTTATTACGCTAATCTAGGGTTATTCTGGGAAGTCATGGCTCCTGTATTCTTTGAGATGTCGGATCTCTATGATGAGGGTAAGATGACTACCGTCAAAGAAGCGATGGAGTTTCTAGTTAACGGTATTTTCGCTGCTGCAGGACGCCCCATTTATCATAATGTTTATATTCGGGGGGAATGTTATGAGATTGTCCCTGAATCTGAAGGTTTTACTTGGCTACATGAAGCAGCTTTACCCTACGTGGAAGCGGTTTTTTACCGTACCTCTCCTTTCCGTGGTACTAAATCATACAATGCTCAAGCTCAACAAGTACCCGATGAACAAAAAGACTTCCATTACGGTATTCTCTACGCTGATGTTTTCCCTGTAGGTACTGCGGGTATTCCACCTACCCTATTAATGGATGATATGTCTCACTTTTTACCCGAATATCTCAAAGAATATTATCGTCAACATTGTCGCGGTGAAGATGATATGTTGATTCAATTGGGTATCTCTTTTCAACGTTCTATGTATAACGTTACTTCTGCGGTTATTCAAGCTTTGCGCACCGCTTTACATTATCCTCTCGATGATCCTAATCCTGAACACCTTTTAATCAACCGTCAGTTTTATGAGAGTCAATTAGACCGTTTTAAACGTCCTGAAGCGAGGTTAAGGGATATTCAGAGTCCTGACTATCGCTAAAAAACAGCCCCACTCAAGAGAGTGGGGATTTGTGACTAGGCTAATAAAGCTTTAGCTTGTTTAACGATATTATCTACGGTGAAGCCGAATTTTTCTAAAACTACTTCTCCAGGGGCGGATGCTCCGAAAGTATCGATACCAATACTAGCGCCTTCGCTACCGACGTAACGAGACCAACCCATAGTTGAACCCGCTTCTACAGATAGTTTTTTACTAACTGCTTTGGGTAAAACAGATTCTTTATAAGCTGCATCCTGCTGCTCAAATAGTTCCCAACTAGGCATCGAAACTACTCTGACTTTAACCCCTTCTTGGGCTAAGATAGCTGCTGCTTCTACACAGAGATAGGTTTCACCACCTGTACCAATGAGAATTAGTTCGGGTGTTCCTTCACAGTCTTCGAGAATATAAGCACCAAGGGCTGTATTTTCGATGGAAGATCCTGCTAGATTGGGTAAGTTTTGACGAGAAAAAGCCAATAGAGTAGGTCCATGACGGTTTTCTACGGCTACTTTATAAGCTCCAGAGGTTTCATTACCATCGGCGGGACGAATGACAACCAAGTTAGGAATAAGGCGTAAAGAAGCGATATGCTCAACGGGTTGATGAGTAGGTCCGTCTTCTCCTAGGGCGATGGAATCATGAGTCATAACCCAGATAACCCCTGCTTCTGATAAAGCTGACACGCGAATGGCGTTGCGCATATAGTCGGTAAAGACGAGGAAGGTAGCGCCGTAGGGAATCAAACCAGAGTTATGTAGAGCGATACCGTTACAGATAGCTCCCATGGCGTGTTCTCTTACCCCAAAGCGCAGGTTACGATTTTGGTATTGACCTTTTTGAAAGTCGCCATAACCCTTGAGTAGGGTTTTGTTGGAGGGGGCTAAATCCGCTGAACCACCGATTAATTCTGGTAAAACTCCTGCTATAGCGTTGAGGGTAGCTCCCGATTGGTTACGGGTAGCGTCTTTTTTGCTTTCAGGGGTATAGGTGGGAAGTGCATCTGCCCATCCTTCGGGAAGTTTACCGCTTCTGAGTCTTTCGAGTAGGGCTGCTTCTTCGGGATATTTGGTTTTATAGGCGTTGAATAGTTCGTTCCACTCGCTTTCTAGTTGAGCACCTTTAGCTACGGCTTTACGGAAGTGGTCTAGTGCGTCTGCGGGTACTTCAAATTCGGGATATTGCCAACCTAAACTTTCACGGGTGGCTTGAATTTCGGTTTTACCTAGGGGTGAGCCGTGAACATCGTGGCTATTGGCTTTGTTGGGTGAGCCATAACCAATGGTGGTGGTAATTTTGATCAAAGAGGGTTTATCGGTGACTGCTTTAGCCGCGGCGATCGCTTTTGCCATTGCTTCTAAGTCTGTGTTACCGTCTTCTACGTGTTGTACGTGCCAGCCATAGGCTTCGTAACGTTTAGCCACGTCTTCGGTAAAGGAGATATCGGTAGAGCCGTCGATGGAGATATGGTTGTCGTCGTAAAGGGCGATTAACTTACCTAAGCCTAGGTGTCCTGCCAAAGAACAAGCTTCACCAGATATACCTTCCATATTACATCCATCTCCTAGGATGACGTAGGTGTAATGGTCGATTAGGGGAAAGTCTGGTTTATTAAAGGTTGCGGCTAAGTGGGCTTGGGCGATCGCCAATCCCACTGCGTTAGCGATACCTTGTCCTAGTGGTCCTGTGGTTACTTCTATCCCTTTGGTTATGTGATTTTCGGGGTGTCCTGGGGTTTTGGAGTTCCACTGACGAAATTGTTTAATATCTTCTAGACCAACGCTATCGTATCCTGTTAAATATAATAACGCATAGTGTAACATACAACCGTGACCTGCTGACAAGACGAAGCGATCGCGGTTTAACCAATCAGGGTTTTTGGGGTTATAGCGTAAGAAGCGATCCCAAAGGACAAAAGCCATCGGGGCTGCTCCCATGGGTAAACCTGGGTGACCTGAGTTAGCTTTTTCTACGGCGTCTATCGCCAGAAAACGGATAGAATTGATACAAAGTTCTGAAAGTGACTGAGCTTGAACAACCATAATCTTGATTTGCTTTAATTTGACTCTACAATAATCATCTCATTATTCTGATTAATATTTTTTAAAGATTAGCGTGGCGTTATTTCCTCCAAAACCGAAGGAATTAGATAGCGCTATCTCTACTTTTTGCTCACGACTCTCTAGAGGTACATAGTCTAGATCACATTCGGGATCGGCATTATCTAGATTGATCGTGGCGTGAATTTTATCTTGATATATTGACATCACTGTGGCAATTGCTTCGATACCTCCTGATCCTCCTAGCAAATGTCCTGTCATGGACTTTGTGGAGCTTATCGCTAATTTATAAGCGTGTTCTCCAAAAGTTTTTTTGATTGCTTTAGTTTCATTGATATCGTTAGCGGGGGTGCTTGTGCCGTGAGCATTGATATAATCTACTTGCTCTGGTTTGATTAGAGCGTCTAAGATGGCTAGTTCCATTGAACGTGTTGCTCCGCGTCCTTCTGGAGCTGGAGCTGTCAGATGATAAGCGTCACAACTTAACCCATAGCCGATTACTTCGGCGTAGATTTTGGCATTTCTAGCTAGAGCGTGTTCTAACTCTTCGAGAATTAAGATTCCGCTTCCTTCCCCCATTACGAAGCCATCGCGATCCTTATCAAATGGTCTGCTCCCTTGAGTTGGTTGCTCATTGTGGCTAAAACATAGAGCTTTGGCTGCGCTAAACCCTGCTAATGACAGAGGTGTTATGGCTGCTTCTGCTCCCCCACAAATCATAGCTTTGACGTAGCCTCTTTGAATCATGCGCAAGGCTTCCCCAATGCCATGAGTCCCGGCTGCACAAGCTGTTACTGGGCAGAGATTTGGTCCTGTTACCCCTAATTGAATTGCCACCTGTGCTGCTGCCATATTAGCGATCATCATCGGTACCATAAAGGGGCTGCAACGAGAGGGTCCTTTAGTTAGACACACTTCATGTTGTGTTTCTAGGACTTGCAATCCGCCTATTCCTGTGCCGATGGCTACGCCTATTGCTTCTGAGTTGAGATCGTTAATAACTAATCCTGAATCTGCTATGGCTTCTTTACTTGCTACTACAGCAAATTGAGCAAAGCGATCCATTCTTTTAGCTTCTTTGCGGTTGATATATTCATTGGCGTCAAATCCCTTGACTTCTCCTGCAATTTTACAGGCTTGATTGGAGGCGTCAAATAGAGTAATCGGTCCAATTCCACTCTTTCCACTGAGTAAACCTTCCCAGTATGTTTCCAGATTGTTTCCGAGGGGGCTTATCACCCCTAATCCCGTTACCACAACTCGTTTCAGTTGTAAATTGGTCATTTCTTTTATTTATTTCAAAGGCACTTTTTGCGTCAGGTAGCTTAGATGGGTTAATGGGGGAGTGAAACAGTTATGACACTGGTTCTTTTTCTTTAGATATATGCTCTACTACTTTTGCTACTGTATCTAGTTGCTCGGCTACTTCGTCACTTACTTCTATGTTAAATTCTTCTTCTAGAGCCATAATTAACTCTACTAAGTCTAGAGAATCTGCGCCTAAATCGTTAGCGAAGTCAGCTTCTAGTTTGACTTGCTCTTCTTCTACTTCTAGTTTCTCTACTACTACTTTTTTTACTCTAGCAAAGATTTCTTCATTCATTGTTTTTCTTTTTCCTAGATGATATCCTTAAAGATAGACATTTTTATATCATATCTGAAAAAGGGATCAAAAAAGCAATCTTTGTTTTAACTACAATAAATCTATGCTCAAATACGCTTATTTCCCAGGCTGTGTCGCTCAGGGTGCTTGTCGTGAACTGTATTTATCTACCAATGCTCTGGCTAGTGCACTAGGAATCGAGTTACTCGAACTTAAACAGGCTGCTTGTTGTGGTTCTGGTACTTATAAAGAAGATTCACAATTGTTGGAAGATACGGTTAACGCTCGCAATCTGGCTTTAGCTGAAGCTCTAAATTTACCTATGCTAACTCATTGTAGCACTTGTCAAGGGGTGATTGGTCACGTAGATGAAAGACTCAAATCAGCTCAACAAAATAACCCTGATTACCTCAATCAAGTTAACAATTTTCTGACTCAACAAAAATGTAATCCCTACCAAGGAACAACAGAGGTTAAACATTTACTCTGGGTTTTGGTAGGAGATTATGGTTTAGAAGCATTAGCAGCTAAAGTAAAGCGCAAATTAGCTGGGCTAAACTGCGCGGCTTTTTATGGTTGTTATCTACTCAGAGGTCAAGACCATATACCCTATGATAACCCGGTTGCTCCTGAATCGTTAGAAAATGTTTTTCGGACTGTAGGAGCTAATCCAATTTATTATCAAGGTAGAACTCAATGTTGTGGTTGGCCCATCTCTAGTTATGCCACTACCCAAGCTCTACAAATGGCAGGAAAACATCTAGCTGAGGCGAGAGCAGCAGGAGCAGATTGTTTAGTAACCCCTTGTCCTCTTTGTCATCTGAATCTAGATTCACGTCAACCAGAGGTAGCTAAAGTTACGGGTCAAACTCTTAATCTACCTGTTCTACATATGTCTCAACTAGTATCTCTAGCTTTAGGTATAGCGCCAGAAAAATTGGGGTTAGATCGTCATGTGGTCTCAACTAAACCAGTGTTAGCAAAATTAGGCTTCTAATTCTCCGGCGTGGTAGGAACTCCTAACCAAAGGACCAGAACGCACCTGAGTAAAACCAAGGGAGCGCGCCCAATCACCGAGTTGCTCAAATTCAGCAGGAGTCCAATATTTTTGGACGGGAAGATGTTCTAGGGAAGGACGTAAATACTGACCTAGGGTAAGGCGATCGCACCCGACAGCTCTTAAATCAGCAAGAGTTTGTTTGATTTCCTCTTCGGTTTCACCATGTCCTAACATTAAACCAGACTTGGTAGGAAGGTTAGGGTTAAATTCTTTGACTAAACTGAGAACTCCTAAAGAGCGATCGTATTTAGCACCCCTTCTTACCGGTCCTTGGAGACGTTCCACGGTTTCAATATTATGGTTATAACAAACAGGCTCAGCTTCTACCAATAGTTTAACCCTCTGTTGTTGTTTAACAGCTGCATCATGACCACTCCAAAAATCAGGAGTGAGTACCTCAATTTGCGTACCAGGATTGAGTTCACGAATTTTGTCCATTACCTTGACAAACCAACTAGCGCCACCGTCGGCTAAATCATCTCTAGCTACAGAAGTAAGAACAACGTAACGTAAGCCTAATAATTGTACTGCTTCAGCGACTTTTTGGGGTTCTTCGGGGTCTAGGATCATGGGTGCTTGACCTTTTTCTACTTGACAAAAAGCACAAGCACGAGTACAAGTTTGTCCCATTAATAAAAATGTGGCGGTTTTTTGAGCATAGCATTCACTACGGTTAGGACAACGCCCTTCTTCACAAATAGTATAAATTTGACGTTGTTTAATAATTCGTTGTACCGTAGAAATGTCACTGGCTTTACCGATACTAGGACGTAACCAAGAAGGTAAATTGCGAATTTCTGAACTCCACTCTTGTTTGAGGTTATTACTAGGGTTAGACATAAATACGAGGAAAATGACAGTTTTTATCTATTATCTAATAATTATCAGCGTTATCTAGATAGTTTTAAGTTCTCTGAGAAGTCAAATAGGCTAAAATAAATCTCAAATCACTAAAAAAATTAATTAAATAAATAGTTATTAAGGAGTAAAATTGGTGGCTAGTCGTAAAATTCTGGTTATTGATGATAGTAGGGTAATTAGACGGTGCGTCAAGGATATGTTACCAGAAGGGCAATTTGAAATCATAGAAGCACAAGATGGACAACAGGGGTGGGATTTGATCCAAAGTGCAGAACCTAACTTAATTATGCTGGATTTCTTTTTACCAAAAATGAGCGGTTGGGATGTATATCTACAAATTCAGAAGCAACAAGAACTCAAAGCTATACCCCTAGTATTGATGTCTGGTCGTAAAGAAGAGGTAACAGATAAAATCAAAGAGCCTTTTCTAGATTTCGCTTTTGTAGAGAAACCCTTTGATCAAAAACAACTCATAGAAGGAATTAAAGACGCGATGCAGAAAGCGAAGAAATTCGCCGTTGCTAAACCTGTAGCTCCAAAAGCAGTTACTCCCCCAACAACTGCTGTGTCTAGTGATCCTGAAGCGATGGCAGCAGAAATCAAACAACTTAAAGCCACTATAGCCAAAATGCAGCAAGAAATGACCCAGATGAAGAAACAATTTAATCAAATTGTCCAAATCATTAAACAAAAACTCAAATAATCCCGTGAGAGCAGCAATAATTTTAACTAGTAAAGTATTCGCGATCGCCTTGGTTATAGCAATCTTAATTAAATATGTTGCTGTCGAATTACCCATAGCCTTTAGTCCAACTAACGCTTTGATTGGGGTTTTTTTACCTCCAGTAATCATGGTTTTATTGTTAATCTGGAGGACAAGTCAGAACAATGTCAGCCAAAATGAAGCAAATCAGGACGATTCAATCAATTAACGCCAAAATTAAACAAGGCTCAGCTGTAGTTTGGACAGTAGCGGAACTGAAAAAAAAAGTCAAAGAAATAGGAGTAAAAAACTGTTATGAACAAGTAGATGTTATCTGTACAGGAACATTTGAACCGATGGAGTCATCGGGAGCATTCATCAATATTGGACATACAGATCCACCCATCAAAATTCGCCAATGTTGGTTAGATGGAATCCCGGTTTATGCGGGTTTTGGCGCAGTGGATTTATATTTAGGTGCTACTAGTATGGCTGATTACGGTGGAGAAGTTCCCGAAGCTGAAGAAAAAGGAGGAGGTCATATTATTGAGGAGTTAATCGCGGGAAAAACAATACACTTACGCGCAATTGGACAAGTAACCGATTGTTATCCGAGAGCGTCTCTGGAAACCTCGATTAACCGTGATACCATTAACCAATTTTATTTATTTAATCCTCGCAATCTCTATCAAAATTTTATCGTTGGTGTGAATGCCGGCGATCGCCCACTGTTTACCTATCTCGGTCCATTATTACCGCGTTTAGGGAATGCTGTTTACTCTAATCCTGGGGCGATTTCCCCTTTATTTAACGATCCTAAATTAGAAGTCATCGGTATTGGTACGCGGATTTTTTTAGGTGGAGCAATAGGTTATATTACTTGGGAAGGTACACAACATTTTCCCTTGCAAAAACGTTTACCCAATGATACCCCCATTGGACCTGCAGCTACCTTAGCTTTAATTGGTAACGCTAAAGAAATGGATTCTTACTGGGTGAGAGGTTGTTATTTTAAACATTATGGACCATCTTTAATGTTAGGTGTGGGGATACCCTTACCTGTTTTACACGAAGGAGTAATTAAACGTTGTGGGATTCAAGACGAAGAAATAGTTACTCCCATTATGGATTTTTCGATACCAAGAAGAGTACGTCCTACTTTTGGGTTAGTTAGTTATGCTCAATTAAAAAGCGGTAAAATTACCATTGAAGGGAAAACAGTTAGAACAGCACCCTTAGCTAGTATTGCTCGTTCTTTAGAAGTAGCAGAAGCCTTAAAAAGTTTAATCGAAAAAGGTGATTTTACCTTAACTGAGTCTGTAGCTTCTTTACCGATGGATCGTTCATTTTTACCTCAAGATAATAGAAAGTAGTGAAAAAATTAACTATAAAAAAAGGTTCTTTCTTCTTAGCAACAACTTTGTTACTAGGAGGGATTGGGGGTTATTTCTGGTTTCAACCCCAAGTTAAAAGATTAGCTCAAGAAGCAGTAGCTCTAGTTGAAGAATACCGTTTTTCTCTGAAGGGAACACCTGAA includes the following:
- the tkt gene encoding transketolase, with amino-acid sequence MVVQAQSLSELCINSIRFLAIDAVEKANSGHPGLPMGAAPMAFVLWDRFLRYNPKNPDWLNRDRFVLSAGHGCMLHYALLYLTGYDSVGLEDIKQFRQWNSKTPGHPENHITKGIEVTTGPLGQGIANAVGLAIAQAHLAATFNKPDFPLIDHYTYVILGDGCNMEGISGEACSLAGHLGLGKLIALYDDNHISIDGSTDISFTEDVAKRYEAYGWHVQHVEDGNTDLEAMAKAIAAAKAVTDKPSLIKITTTIGYGSPNKANSHDVHGSPLGKTEIQATRESLGWQYPEFEVPADALDHFRKAVAKGAQLESEWNELFNAYKTKYPEEAALLERLRSGKLPEGWADALPTYTPESKKDATRNQSGATLNAIAGVLPELIGGSADLAPSNKTLLKGYGDFQKGQYQNRNLRFGVREHAMGAICNGIALHNSGLIPYGATFLVFTDYMRNAIRVSALSEAGVIWVMTHDSIALGEDGPTHQPVEHIASLRLIPNLVVIRPADGNETSGAYKVAVENRHGPTLLAFSRQNLPNLAGSSIENTALGAYILEDCEGTPELILIGTGGETYLCVEAAAILAQEGVKVRVVSMPSWELFEQQDAAYKESVLPKAVSKKLSVEAGSTMGWSRYVGSEGASIGIDTFGASAPGEVVLEKFGFTVDNIVKQAKALLA
- a CDS encoding CO2 hydration protein gives rise to the protein MVQTLTTLPPSTHEFADIIHRLEGGGSMLPDTPENLMQIIGIYKAYAVPMDFYWRDLLYIAEQVFLNPLPFFKYFLPDSYLQRHNHYAGDDAVLRVWRGEAEAHPELLAFMAKGETIPGPKIFHHLLHDRINMEFAEACMRAMFWHGRDMGLGKFDAYLDSDEYKANADKAIKAYFRGNPVMLGLYRLFPEMFIEQVRQLSYYANLGLFWEVMAPVFFEMSDLYDEGKMTTVKEAMEFLVNGIFAAAGRPIYHNVYIRGECYEIVPESEGFTWLHEAALPYVEAVFYRTSPFRGTKSYNAQAQQVPDEQKDFHYGILYADVFPVGTAGIPPTLLMDDMSHFLPEYLKEYYRQHCRGEDDMLIQLGISFQRSMYNVTSAVIQALRTALHYPLDDPNPEHLLINRQFYESQLDRFKRPEARLRDIQSPDYR
- a CDS encoding NADH-quinone oxidoreductase subunit M: MLSILLWLPVIAALLVGFLPVALNAVRLRQITTVFTCLTIAVSLILLWQFNYYDTQGQFSEYLPWIEPIGLNYSLAVDGISLPLLILNGILTLVAIYSIGEKVERPRLYYSLILLSNGGIAGALMAQNLLLFVIFYEIELIPFYLLISIWGGPNRAYAGIKFLLYTAISGLLVLAAFLGIAWLSGSGNFDYQSISTLELSSKTQLILLTLLVVGFGIKIPLVPLHTWLPDAYTEASPAVTILLGGILAKLGTYGLIRFGLQLFPETWRLIAPGLAIVGTITVVYGALSAIAQKDIKRMVAYSSIGHMGYILVAIAAWTELSLLGAVAQMLSHGLILALLFHLVGIVERKAGTRDLDVLNGLMNPIRGLPLTSALLILAGMASAGIPGLVGFVAEFLIFQGSFTTFPIPTLLCIIASGLTAVYFVILLNRTCFGKLDNRLAYYPRVQWSEKIPALILAAMIFVLGIQPNWLVRPTETTTNAIAAATQLVQTYAQR
- a CDS encoding heterodisulfide reductase, with translation MLKYAYFPGCVAQGACRELYLSTNALASALGIELLELKQAACCGSGTYKEDSQLLEDTVNARNLALAEALNLPMLTHCSTCQGVIGHVDERLKSAQQNNPDYLNQVNNFLTQQKCNPYQGTTEVKHLLWVLVGDYGLEALAAKVKRKLAGLNCAAFYGCYLLRGQDHIPYDNPVAPESLENVFRTVGANPIYYQGRTQCCGWPISSYATTQALQMAGKHLAEARAAGADCLVTPCPLCHLNLDSRQPEVAKVTGQTLNLPVLHMSQLVSLALGIAPEKLGLDRHVVSTKPVLAKLGF
- a CDS encoding response regulator is translated as MASRKILVIDDSRVIRRCVKDMLPEGQFEIIEAQDGQQGWDLIQSAEPNLIMLDFFLPKMSGWDVYLQIQKQQELKAIPLVLMSGRKEEVTDKIKEPFLDFAFVEKPFDQKQLIEGIKDAMQKAKKFAVAKPVAPKAVTPPTTAVSSDPEAMAAEIKQLKATIAKMQQEMTQMKKQFNQIVQIIKQKLK
- the fabF gene encoding beta-ketoacyl-[acyl-carrier-protein] synthase II; this translates as MTNLQLKRVVVTGLGVISPLGNNLETYWEGLLSGKSGIGPITLFDASNQACKIAGEVKGFDANEYINRKEAKRMDRFAQFAVVASKEAIADSGLVINDLNSEAIGVAIGTGIGGLQVLETQHEVCLTKGPSRCSPFMVPMMIANMAAAQVAIQLGVTGPNLCPVTACAAGTHGIGEALRMIQRGYVKAMICGGAEAAITPLSLAGFSAAKALCFSHNEQPTQGSRPFDKDRDGFVMGEGSGILILEELEHALARNAKIYAEVIGYGLSCDAYHLTAPAPEGRGATRSMELAILDALIKPEQVDYINAHGTSTPANDINETKAIKKTFGEHAYKLAISSTKSMTGHLLGGSGGIEAIATVMSIYQDKIHATINLDNADPECDLDYVPLESREQKVEIALSNSFGFGGNNATLIFKKY
- the acpP gene encoding acyl carrier protein, whose product is MNEEIFARVKKVVVEKLEVEEEQVKLEADFANDLGADSLDLVELIMALEEEFNIEVSDEVAEQLDTVAKVVEHISKEKEPVS
- the lipA gene encoding lipoyl synthase, which encodes MSNPSNNLKQEWSSEIRNLPSWLRPSIGKASDISTVQRIIKQRQIYTICEEGRCPNRSECYAQKTATFLLMGQTCTRACAFCQVEKGQAPMILDPEEPQKVAEAVQLLGLRYVVLTSVARDDLADGGASWFVKVMDKIRELNPGTQIEVLTPDFWSGHDAAVKQQQRVKLLVEAEPVCYNHNIETVERLQGPVRRGAKYDRSLGVLSLVKEFNPNLPTKSGLMLGHGETEEEIKQTLADLRAVGCDRLTLGQYLRPSLEHLPVQKYWTPAEFEQLGDWARSLGFTQVRSGPLVRSSYHAGELEA